One window from the genome of Crassostrea angulata isolate pt1a10 chromosome 2, ASM2561291v2, whole genome shotgun sequence encodes:
- the LOC128174557 gene encoding ATP-dependent DNA helicase RecQ-like has protein sequence MHNFIGSPELLVGDSTFRDQLHAFDVSTIVVDEFHTIACWGEKDDRNAFRKWFSYIGELRSIFPSVSVLALSATCCHKICRRVRKVLNLKDDATEIRLSPDKPNIKLVVKKIPNSVDLGMAWIIDQLDSFPRTIIYCNSSVSFCEMFHSETPDAKKEKLLDDLCNEQGSLRIVIATSALGMGIDITGTNNVILYGAPKQLVEVVQEIGRAGRDGNPALALPLYNSYHLRKVEQEVKDVYNSQTCRRKMLLKPFVKESELTIKDPHHMCCDRCMLLCKCDDCHKDTFPLEKMIKDEPSVLDSDTNSDSTELYDDAELLIESDTEFD, from the exons ATGCACAACTTCATTGGGTCTCCTGAGTTGCTCGTCGGGGATAGCACATTCCGAGACCAGCTCCATGCATTTGATGTTTCAACAATTGTTGTGGACGAGTTTCACACAATTGCATGTTG gGGTGAGAAGGATGACAGAAACGCATTCAGAAAATGGTTCAGCTACATTGGGGAACTTCGTTCCATTTTCCCATCTGTTTCAGTTCTGGCACTAAGTGCAACCTGCTGCCATAAAATTTGCAGAAGAGTCCGCAAAGTCCTAAATTTGAAGGATGATGCAACCGAGATCCGACTGTCACCAGACAAACCAAACATAAAACTGGTtgtgaaaaaaattccaaattctGTTGACCTAGGAATGGCCTGGATCATCGATCAGTTAGACTCTTTTCCGAGAACTATCATATATTGTAACAGCAGCGTTTCCTTCTGTGAGATGTTTCATTCTGAGACACCAGATGCAAAGAAGGAAAAACTACTGGATGACCTTTGCAACGAACAAGGATCATTGAGAATCGTTATTGCAACCAGTGCCCTTGGAATGGGGATAGATATAACTGGTACAAACAATGTAATTCTATATGGTGCCCCGAAGCAGTTAGTGGAAGTAGTTCAGGAGATTGGCCGTGCTGGTCGGGATGGAAATCCAGCTCTTGCGTTACCCCTTTACAATTCATATCACCTAAGAAAAGTAGAGCAGGAGGTGAAGGATGTTTACAATTCACAAACTTGTAGAAGAAAAATGTTGTTGAAACCTTTTGTGAAGGAAAGTGAACTTACAATAAAAGATCCCCACCACATGTGTTGTGACAGATGTATGCTGTTGTGCAAATGTGATGACTGTCATAAAGATACATTTCCTcttgaaaaaatgataaaagatgaaCCATCAGTCTTAGACAGTGACACAAACAGTGATTCTACTGAACTATATGATGATGCTGAACTTTTAATTGAATCAGACACCGAGTTTGATTAA
- the LOC128173696 gene encoding piggyBac transposable element-derived protein 4-like produces the protein MDESADSDSDGSLSDGSDINVNDSDNEGFSSDTDSESDSRETQSSLCTLDSRLSDIGDDFWSSDLHDVEIAEFGEDHGLCHTLDPKDHVYRYFQLMLPSAIFGKIAEETNKYAAQTAESTGQPDPDWVPTDETEVRAYLGLWILMGINQLPDIHMYWSDNKYIGNQGFKDCMTRNRFTMLSRYLHVNDNSTQGAPGSQQYDRLHKIRPLIMSTREAFKKYYKPGKCQSIDEGMVRYKGHHFARQYTPCKPIKRGLKVLII, from the exons ATGGACGAAAGCGCGGACAGTGACTCGGACGGTTCCCTCTCTGATGGATCAGACATCAATGTAAACGATTCAGATAACGAGGGATTCTCATCTGACACCGACAGTGAATCCGATTCACGGGAAACACAATCATCGCTGTGCACATTGGATAGTCGGTTGAGCGATATTGGTGACGATTTCTGGTCTAGTGACCTTCATGATGTGGAAATAGCGGAGTTTGGAGAAGATCATGGCCTATGTCATACTCTTGATCCCAAAGATCACGTGTACCGGTATTTCCAGCTAATGCTGCCATCAGCCATATTCGGGAAGATAGCCGAGGAAACCAACAAATATGCAGCACAGACGGCGGAAAGTACAGGGCAGCCCGACCCTGACTGGGTTCCAACAGATGAAACTGAAGTCAGGGCATACCTTGGTCTATGGATTCTTATGGGGATAAACCAATTACCAGATATCCATATGTACTGGTCTGATAACAAATACATTg GAAACCAAGGTTTTAAAGACTGCATGACAAGAAATAGATTTACCATGCTGTCtcgttatttacatgtaaatgacaaCAGTACACAGGGAGCTCCTGGGTCTCAACAGTATGACAG ACTGCATAAGATTCGACCCCTTATAATGTCAACAAGGGAagcattcaaaaaatattataaaccaGGAAAATGCCAAAGTATTGATGAGGGAATGGTGAGATACAAGGGTCACCATTTTGCTCGACAATATACTCCATGCAAGCCAATAAAAAGGGGTCTAAAGGTATTGATAATTTGA
- the LOC128173692 gene encoding uncharacterized protein LOC128173692 yields the protein MLKFCLRISMRNFLIAHLMKIFLLKDYMMFFKSYVRKHFSENNCTAESESEDEVWNNASLEDLDLDLQTEELLERNESNDVNVSNPNMKFGTLLMWFCMFICTWQAIFMLPDCVIDNLLSFLSTFFCRIGKESFIFSSLATVFPGSVYLLWKKIGLKKDNFTKYVVCRKCFSIYLYDDCLMNLEGETVSAKCPFVEYPNHTQPARRRPCGELLLKSVTLLDGTKKLYPFKSYCYKPIQESLQDLVKRPGLEDLCNHWRSRKQSPGFLTDIYDGNVWKEFQSSEKKTLFNPSKQLWLNVKSRLVSAI from the coding sequence ATGTTGAAGTTTTGTCTCAGGATATCGATGAGGAATTTTCTGATAGCTCATCTGATGaaaatctttcttctcaaagaTTACATGATGTTTTTCAAATCTTATGTACGAAAAcatttttctgaaaataattGTACCGCCGAGTCTGAGAGTGAAGATGAGGTTTGGAATAATGCAAGTTTGGAGGATTTAGATTTAGACCTTCAGACTGAAGAACTCTTAGAAAGAAATGAAAGCAATGATGTGAATGTTTCAAACCCAAACATGAAATTTGGGACACTTTTAATGTGGTTCTGTATGTTCATATGTACCTGGCAAGCCATTTTCATGCTGCCAGACTGTGTTATTGACAACCTTCTTTCATttttaagtacatttttttGTCGAATTGGAAAAGAATCTTTCATATTTTCGAGCTTAGCTACTGTTTTTCCAGGTTCTGTTTATCTGTTATGGAAAAAGATAGGCTTGAAAAAAGACAATTTTACAAAGTATGTTGTGTGCAGaaaatgtttctccatttaCTTGTATGATGATTGTTTAATGAATTTAGAGGGTGAAACTGTGTCTGCCAAATGTCCTTTTGTAGAATATCCAAATCATACACAGCCAGCAAGGCGAAGACCATGTGGGGAATTGTTGTTGAAATCTGTAACACTTTTAGATGgtacaaaaaaactttatcCATTTAAGTCTTACTGCTATAAACCTATTCAAGAATCTTTGCAAGATTTAGTTAAAAGGCCTGGGCTTGAAGATCTTTGTAACCATTGGCGATCACGTAAGCAGTCACCTGGGTTTTTGACAGATATTTATGATGGGAATGTTTGGAAAGAGTTTCAGAgctcagaaaaaaaaacactttttaacCCATCGAAACAATTATGGCTTAATGTTAAATCTAGACTGGTTTCAGccatttaa
- the LOC128173689 gene encoding uncharacterized protein LOC128173689 → MSDSENTNYIENDSEDSFHPDEESSSNDSDEPSASSKRPKNSRKKSSVSIFTSTPRNSASHRLSKTLPRMPSLDSSPLAAAPHNLTPKLSPGEETIMQYLKKMDSKIDKIGEEIKTLKEEIGTGMKGKGKKSEQENFHVPPKIRTAVHDAYKQLVEEDDYAAWQTKLGDNKLKVSSEVNKATTQAVKQFVKGLYHDVQDGILQTAVPRYFESVAQKEHKEKTGKIEQHKAKMLHYSRRKRKLQWRMAMVEKKTGWDEAKKRRISNALELCYMSSEEENNSDDETFLKTKPLSWRSEEYTKILEELDTKYERSMSNRSKRQMLKRVKGDMPSVRPKPIVKKEHEWVFAQ, encoded by the exons ATGTCTGATTCTGAAAATACGAATTACATCGAAAACGACTCGGAGGATAGTTTTCACCCAGATGAGGAATCCAGTAGCAACGATTCAGACGAGCCGAGTGCGTCTTCGAAAAGACCGAAGAACTCGAGGAAAAAATCTTCAGTCAGCATTTTCACCTCCACGCCAAGAAATTCTGCCAGCCATAGATTAAGTAAAACA cTTCCAAGAATGCCATCATTGGACTCTTCACCACTTGCTGCAGCTCCCCATAATTTAACTCCAAAGCTTTCCCCAGGAGAAGAG ACTATTATGCAGTACCTGAAAAAAATGGACAGCAAAATAGACAAAATTGGAGAAGAAATTAAAACTCTCAAGGAAGAGATTGGAACTGGAATGAAGGGAAAGGGGAAGAAGAGTGAACAAGAGAATTTTCATGTTCCTCCCAAAATAAGA ACAGCAGTACATGATGCTTACAAGCAACTTGTAGAAGAAGATGATTATGCTGCTTGGCAAACTAAGCTTGGAGACAATAAGCTAAA AGTTTCTTCGGAGGTAAACAAGGCAACTACACAGGCTGTGAAGCAGTTTGTCAAGGGCCTATATCATGATGTGCAGGATGGAATTTTACAGA ctGCTGTACCTCGATATTTTGAGTCTGTGGCTCAAAAGGAGCACAAAGAAAAGACAGGAAAAATTGAGCAGCACAAGGCAAAAATGCTCCACTACAGCAGGAGAAAGAGG AAATTGCAATGGAGAATGGCAATGGTGGAGAAAAAGACGGGATGGGACGAAGCAAAGAAACGCCGCATCTCAAATGCTTTAGAGCTATGCTATATGTCATCAGAGGAGGAAAATAATTCTGATGATGAAACATTTCTGAAGACTAAACCACTGAGTTGGAGATCAGAAGAATATACGAAAATATTAGAGGAACTGGACACAAAATATGAAAGGTCAATGTCCAACAGATCAAAACGACAGATGTTGAAGAGAGTTAAGGGGGATATGCCATCAGTGAGACCAAAACCAATCGTGAAAAAGGAGCATGAATGGGTTTTTGctcaataa